A single genomic interval of Streptomyces sp. 1222.5 harbors:
- a CDS encoding CPBP family intramembrane glutamic endopeptidase, with translation MSINYPDPYGPPVVPQDPDPVAPLPFHRLALLKGRRGRWWRPLAGTVVVGVGTALLMMVLVVASEVGGVILDRPTDADDMRTWGSIGDMAVELLSIAIAIPAVLLAARWVQGRPAGTVSSVTGRLRRRWLGLCLCLALPVVVVSLGITFLLPGTGDSGGEAEWVGWRSFLLALVMLCCFVPLQAAAEEYVFRGWLVQAVGSWLRSPWIAVLPQAVLFAAAHGWGTAWGFADLVVFGGVMGLLAVRTGGLEASIALHTLNNLVGMGIAAGIKGALDSDETAADMGWVEAAVDIPTILIYAAAVLWFARRRGIATVSTVVPQAPAVHVTSSHPWPIYYSPLGAQHGQQSGPVGYRAPSDGQGAAGAAPRVAPPLGWASPAGQVQPADARVSPPHLPSAQPAPTDQARTPNGPEAPPATRPPHAPS, from the coding sequence ATGTCGATCAACTACCCCGATCCCTACGGTCCTCCGGTTGTCCCGCAGGACCCGGACCCGGTCGCTCCGTTGCCCTTCCACCGGCTGGCGCTCCTGAAGGGACGGCGCGGGCGGTGGTGGCGCCCGCTGGCCGGGACGGTCGTGGTGGGCGTCGGCACGGCCTTGCTCATGATGGTGCTCGTCGTCGCATCCGAGGTCGGCGGGGTGATCCTCGACCGCCCGACCGACGCCGACGACATGCGCACCTGGGGCTCGATCGGCGACATGGCTGTCGAGTTGCTGTCCATCGCCATCGCGATCCCGGCGGTCCTTCTGGCGGCGCGCTGGGTGCAGGGCCGTCCGGCCGGGACCGTCTCGTCGGTGACAGGACGGCTGCGCCGACGCTGGCTGGGACTGTGCCTCTGCCTGGCGCTGCCGGTCGTCGTGGTGTCGTTGGGGATCACGTTCCTGCTGCCGGGGACGGGGGACAGCGGTGGGGAGGCCGAGTGGGTCGGTTGGCGCTCGTTCCTCCTCGCCCTCGTGATGCTCTGCTGCTTCGTACCGTTGCAGGCGGCTGCCGAGGAGTACGTGTTCCGGGGCTGGTTGGTGCAGGCGGTCGGGTCCTGGCTGCGGTCACCGTGGATCGCCGTGCTGCCCCAGGCCGTGCTGTTCGCCGCGGCTCACGGGTGGGGCACGGCATGGGGCTTCGCCGATCTGGTCGTCTTCGGCGGCGTGATGGGGCTGCTGGCGGTACGCACCGGCGGGCTCGAAGCCTCCATCGCGTTGCACACCCTCAACAACTTGGTGGGGATGGGCATCGCGGCGGGTATCAAGGGTGCACTCGACTCGGACGAGACGGCCGCCGACATGGGCTGGGTGGAAGCGGCCGTCGACATACCGACGATCCTGATCTATGCCGCGGCGGTCCTGTGGTTCGCACGGCGCCGCGGCATCGCCACGGTGAGTACCGTCGTCCCTCAGGCACCCGCCGTCCACGTGACCTCGTCGCACCCGTGGCCGATCTACTACTCGCCGCTCGGCGCGCAGCACGGACAACAGAGCGGTCCCGTCGGTTACCGGGCCCCGTCGGACGGACAGGGAGCGGCCGGCGCGGCTCCCCGGGTGGCCCCACCCCTCGGCTGGGCTTCGCCCGCGGGCCAGGTACAGCCCGCCGACGCACGGGTCTCACCGCCCCACCTGCCCAGCGCACAGCCCGCCCCGACCGATCAGGCACGGACTCCGAACGGCCCTGAGGCTCCTCCAGCGACACGGCCGCCGCACGCACCCTCATGA
- a CDS encoding carboxymuconolactone decarboxylase family protein translates to MDARLNYFAGPTTGKVLKHFMSAGKALKESPLPAATQELVALRVSQINGCAACIDMHTKEAAAAGETSVRLHLVAAWREATVFTDAERAALELAEEGTRVADAARGVSDEVWAYAAKHYDEEQLTALVVLISFMNAVNRLNIITQQPAGHYEPGQFH, encoded by the coding sequence ATGGACGCGCGACTGAACTACTTCGCCGGCCCGACCACCGGCAAGGTCCTGAAGCATTTCATGTCGGCGGGCAAGGCTCTCAAGGAGTCGCCGCTGCCGGCCGCGACGCAGGAGCTGGTGGCACTGCGCGTCAGCCAGATCAACGGCTGCGCCGCCTGCATCGACATGCACACCAAGGAGGCCGCCGCCGCCGGCGAGACCTCGGTACGGCTGCATCTGGTCGCGGCGTGGCGGGAGGCCACGGTGTTCACCGACGCCGAGCGTGCCGCGCTGGAGCTGGCGGAGGAAGGGACCCGGGTCGCGGATGCGGCCAGGGGCGTCAGCGACGAGGTGTGGGCGTACGCCGCCAAGCACTACGACGAGGAACAGCTCACGGCCCTGGTGGTCCTGATCTCCTTCATGAATGCGGTGAACCGGCTGAACATCATCACCCAGCAGCCGGCCGGCCACTACGAGCCCGGACAGTTCCACTGA
- a CDS encoding class I SAM-dependent methyltransferase, translating to MSERGRAASRTAVLVCQGRAAADGGTADGRFTDPVAARLLRGAERAVVDQVRAGTPPHGWRERTMYESVRACAEVVVPRTVAIDETLGARATGQLVILGAGLDSRAWRLAELARTDVWEVDHPASQQDKRVRLTEAAAVPRESDEGDRHGAELPALARSVRFTPVDFAIDDLGTALAAAGHDPSAPTTWLWEGVVPYLRRDEVRATVAALAARTAPGSALVLNYQAPSAKAAVGRLLTRVLGSSITAGEPWRSLWRPQQMAALLAEYGLRVVADDHLLDLAHTLGSPARARASLRSGRVAVAESR from the coding sequence ATGAGCGAGCGTGGGCGTGCGGCGAGTCGGACGGCTGTGCTTGTCTGCCAGGGCCGGGCGGCCGCGGACGGGGGAACTGCTGACGGCCGGTTCACGGATCCGGTGGCGGCACGGCTGCTCCGCGGCGCGGAACGTGCCGTCGTGGACCAGGTTCGTGCGGGCACTCCCCCACACGGCTGGCGGGAACGCACGATGTACGAGAGTGTGCGAGCGTGCGCCGAGGTGGTCGTACCCCGGACTGTCGCAATCGACGAGACGCTCGGTGCTCGCGCGACCGGCCAGCTCGTGATCCTCGGAGCCGGTCTCGACTCGCGGGCGTGGCGGCTGGCCGAGCTCGCGCGGACGGATGTGTGGGAGGTCGACCATCCCGCCTCCCAGCAGGACAAGCGCGTCCGTCTCACGGAGGCCGCCGCCGTACCGCGGGAGTCGGACGAGGGCGATCGGCACGGCGCCGAGTTGCCGGCTCTCGCCCGATCCGTACGGTTCACGCCGGTCGACTTCGCCATCGATGATCTCGGGACGGCGTTGGCGGCCGCCGGGCACGATCCGTCCGCGCCGACGACATGGCTGTGGGAGGGCGTCGTGCCGTACCTCAGGCGCGACGAGGTGCGCGCCACCGTGGCCGCTCTCGCCGCCCGGACTGCCCCGGGCAGCGCACTCGTCCTCAACTACCAGGCGCCGTCGGCGAAGGCGGCCGTAGGACGCCTCCTGACGCGGGTGCTCGGCAGTTCGATCACGGCGGGCGAGCCGTGGCGCTCGCTGTGGAGACCACAGCAGATGGCCGCACTGCTCGCGGAGTACGGCCTGCGCGTCGTGGCGGACGACCATCTCCTCGACCTCGCACACACCCTCGGCAGCCCGGCACGCGCGCGGGCGTCCTTGCGGTCGGGTCGCGTAGCCGTCGCGGAGAGCCGATGA
- a CDS encoding VOC family protein: MEMTLQLTIDCADPQRLVAFWSEALGYIPEPPPRGHATWREYWAATGVPEEELPEGAGDVPESIVDPAGRGPRVWFQQVPEPKAGKNRIHLDLKVGGGRDVPLAVRTQRVTATVERLVKAGADVLRITDDPDMGQYAVLLQDPEGNEFDVV, from the coding sequence ATGGAGATGACGCTGCAACTGACGATCGACTGTGCCGACCCTCAGCGGCTGGTGGCGTTCTGGAGCGAGGCTCTGGGATACATCCCCGAACCTCCCCCGCGCGGTCATGCCACGTGGCGGGAGTACTGGGCGGCCACGGGGGTGCCCGAGGAGGAGTTGCCCGAAGGTGCGGGCGACGTCCCGGAGTCGATCGTCGACCCCGCCGGTCGGGGGCCGCGCGTGTGGTTCCAGCAGGTCCCGGAGCCCAAGGCCGGCAAGAACCGCATACACCTCGACCTGAAGGTCGGCGGCGGGCGGGACGTCCCGTTGGCGGTCCGCACGCAGCGGGTCACCGCCACGGTGGAAAGGCTGGTGAAGGCCGGCGCCGACGTGCTCCGGATCACGGACGATCCGGACATGGGACAGTACGCCGTCCTGCTCCAGGACCCGGAAGGCAACGAATTCGACGTCGTCTAG
- a CDS encoding RNA polymerase sigma-70 factor, translated as MNKVDEFEELRPLLFSIAYRILGSVGEAEDAVQETWLRFDGSATQVASAKAFLSSTVTRISIDVLRSARVRREAYVGPWFPEPLLNDPYQDPARSAELADSVSMAAVLLLERLSPLERAVFVLREVFDFGFDEVAAAVGRSEAACRQLLVRARRHMQAGRPRFEADGQERQELATRFFDALKGGDVGGLRDLLAADVQLVGDGGGKAPQLARAVSGTENVARLLLSVFPLLARVGVTFEPQEINGQPGAIFRDRDGKVLHILALDVFDGQIQTIRSVINPDKLGHLGPVADAWAIDREVKQVRIGDCR; from the coding sequence GTGAACAAGGTCGATGAGTTCGAGGAGTTGCGGCCGCTGCTGTTCTCGATCGCCTACCGCATTCTGGGCAGCGTGGGTGAGGCCGAGGACGCGGTGCAGGAGACGTGGCTGCGCTTCGACGGTTCGGCGACCCAGGTCGCGTCGGCCAAGGCGTTTCTGTCGTCCACGGTGACGCGGATCTCGATCGACGTCCTGCGCTCGGCGCGGGTGAGGCGGGAGGCGTACGTCGGCCCTTGGTTCCCCGAGCCGCTGCTCAACGATCCGTATCAGGATCCGGCGCGCTCGGCGGAGCTGGCCGACTCGGTGTCGATGGCGGCGGTGCTGCTACTGGAGCGGCTCAGCCCGCTGGAGCGGGCGGTGTTCGTCCTGCGAGAGGTGTTCGACTTCGGGTTCGACGAGGTCGCCGCGGCGGTGGGGCGGTCGGAGGCGGCGTGCCGGCAGCTGTTGGTACGGGCCCGACGGCACATGCAGGCCGGGCGGCCACGGTTCGAAGCGGATGGTCAGGAGCGGCAGGAGCTGGCGACGCGGTTCTTCGACGCGCTGAAAGGTGGTGACGTGGGCGGACTGCGGGATCTGCTGGCCGCGGATGTCCAGTTGGTCGGGGACGGCGGCGGCAAGGCACCGCAGCTCGCCAGGGCCGTCAGCGGTACCGAGAACGTGGCCCGGCTGCTCCTCTCCGTCTTCCCCCTGTTGGCCCGCGTCGGCGTGACGTTCGAGCCACAGGAGATCAACGGGCAGCCCGGCGCGATCTTCCGCGACCGGGACGGCAAGGTGCTCCACATCCTGGCCCTCGACGTGTTCGACGGGCAGATCCAGACCATTCGCTCCGTGATCAATCCCGACAAGCTCGGCCATCTCGGGCCGGTCGCCGACGCCTGGGCCATTGACCGCGAGGTGAAGCAGGTCCGGATCGGTGACTGCCGATAG